In the Flavobacteriales bacterium genome, one interval contains:
- a CDS encoding glycosyltransferase → MFTAYFICILGFTSTAILIGYYLLIFDRIRRQGDVPSDGPSPPISVIICARNEHENLKKNIPSILAQDYPDYEVIIVDDASWDGTSELLAKWEHEHPILRVVTISEEQKRTEGKKMALTLGIKRAQHALLLLTDADCRPRTDRWIRAMSKFPTKDIVLGYGAYEKSKGPLNLLIRFDTWRTAVFYLGAALAGRAYMGVGRNLLYTRSLYEKTGGFRKHYHLIGGDDDLFVNHNSSAQNTGVVTNENGHTLSTPPDTWKRWFRQRRRHMSVSHAYSGKSKFFIGTYNLSSIIFYVSILFLFTSSVPWYIPLALFLIKTLIHLLISIYPARELKENEMVVLLPILEPVALIMDSIVSISAIGRRPKAWK, encoded by the coding sequence ATGTTCACAGCGTACTTCATCTGTATTCTCGGGTTTACCAGCACCGCCATCCTCATAGGGTATTACCTCTTGATATTCGATAGGATCAGGCGCCAAGGTGATGTTCCATCCGATGGACCCTCTCCTCCTATATCTGTGATCATTTGTGCTAGGAATGAGCATGAGAACCTGAAAAAGAACATTCCATCTATCCTAGCTCAAGACTATCCGGACTATGAAGTCATCATAGTAGATGATGCATCGTGGGATGGAACTTCAGAGCTGCTTGCGAAATGGGAGCATGAACATCCGATACTGAGAGTTGTTACGATAAGTGAGGAGCAGAAACGGACTGAAGGAAAGAAAATGGCCTTGACCTTGGGTATCAAGCGAGCCCAACATGCTCTCCTACTACTGACCGATGCAGACTGCAGACCGCGGACCGATCGATGGATCCGGGCGATGAGCAAGTTCCCGACCAAAGACATCGTATTGGGATACGGAGCATATGAGAAGAGCAAGGGCCCTCTCAATCTGCTCATACGATTCGATACTTGGAGGACTGCTGTATTTTACCTAGGAGCTGCACTGGCCGGTAGAGCGTATATGGGAGTAGGCAGGAACCTACTATACACCCGATCCCTCTACGAGAAGACCGGTGGATTCCGAAAACATTATCATCTGATCGGAGGGGACGATGACCTTTTTGTCAATCACAACAGCTCTGCACAGAATACAGGCGTGGTCACGAATGAAAATGGTCATACACTGAGTACTCCACCGGACACTTGGAAGCGATGGTTCAGACAACGAAGGAGGCATATGAGTGTGAGCCATGCCTACTCTGGTAAGAGCAAGTTCTTCATAGGAACATATAATCTAAGCAGTATCATTTTCTATGTCAGCATCCTGTTTCTCTTCACTTCATCTGTACCTTGGTACATCCCCCTCGCCCTCTTTCTGATAAAAACCCTCATCCACTTGTTGATTTCTATCTATCCTGCTAGAGAACTCAAAGAGAATGAGATGGTAGTTTTACTCCCTATACTCGAGCCTGTAGCGTTGATCATGGACTCGATAGTGAGTATCAGCGCGATTGGACGAAGACCAAAAGCATGGAAGTAG